AAGCCTACCCTCCTGAAGTTGGCGGTATCCCAGTCCTCCGGAAGACCTTCTCTGATTCTGTATTTCTTGGCGTAATGGTGGCCAAAGCTCCCGCCGCCGTGGACGATGATGAAGTCCTCTCGGGGATAGAATTTGGCTATTTCCTTCGCTATGTTTCTCACTGTCTCATGGTCAAAGTTCTCGGGCTCACCTTTCTTGTCGCTGAAGACGCTTCCACCGATTTTGACGATTATCATGGCAGAACCTCCTCTATCCTCAGTCCCTCACGGCTTATCCTCGTTATCATCGGTGTCCCACCGGCTATGGTTATGGCAGTGGCAACTTCGCTCTGGTTCTCCGGGGCCAAGGCGTACATACAGCCGCCACCGCCGGCGCCGGTTATCTTCGCCCCTATCGCTCCCGCAACCCTTGCGGCATAAACTAACTCGCTCAGCTTTTTCGTTGAAACTCCAATGGCATCCAAAAGCCCGTGGTTGATGTTCATGAGCCTGCCGAGCTGGGCGAAGCGAACCTCCTCGTCGAGGTCGGAGATTATTACCTCCCTGGCCTTCTCGACTATCTTGCCCATCGCAACGAGTACAGGCTCTATGACCTCGGGCATCTCTTCATAGGTTCTCCTCACCATGGCCACGAGCTCCTTGGTTGAGCCGCTCGAACCTGTGTAGCCGACCACTATGGGCAGTTCCATGAAGGGCAGGTGTTCGAAGTTCCCCTTCTCGTAGTGGATGAAGCCTCCTATGGCAGATACGGTGGGGTCTATGCCGCTCGATGCTCCCTGGACGAGGAGCTCAACCCTGTGGCCTAGCTTTCCTATCTCCTCGTTGGTCAGCTCAAGGCCGAGGAGTTTGGATACAGCCCCGATTGTGGCAACTGCAACTGCAGCGGATGATCCGAGGCCGGCCCCGACGGGAATCTGTGACGTTATAGAGACAGTAATTCCTTTCCCGTTAGCATCGGCCTCCTCCCTCACAAGCTCTATCGCCTGCCGGACGTAGCTGAGAACCTCCGCGGCCTTTCCGTAGTCGCTCTCGAAGTAAATCTCGTCCTCTGAGAAGGAAACGGTTAAGCCAGGAACGCGGATGTCCTTGGCCTCTATCTTTATCGCTCCCCTATCGTTGAACTCCGCCCAGACATAGGTTCTGAGGTCGATGGCGGCAGCAATGGCAGGCTTACCGTAGACGACGCTGTGCTCGCCGAAGAGGATAATTTTAGCCGGGGCAGATGCCAGAACCCTCATCCTTGACCCTCCAGAAGCTTTCTCATGACATTTTCCAAATCGTCAAGCTCGTTTTGAACCGTGTACCAAACGAGCGAGAGGTCAACGCCAAAGTAAGCGTGGATTAACCTGTCCCTCATCCCTGCAATTTCTTTCCAGGGGACCTCCGGATGAAGAGTCTTAAACTCATCTGGAATGTGCTTCGCTGCTTCCCCTATTATTTCAAGGTTTCGGATTACTGCATCGACCGTTTTCTCATCTTCCACGAAGTCCTCAAAGCCCATGCCCTCTGTATACCGTCTAATTTTCTCAATAGCCTCAAGAATATCCTCAACGTAGAGAAAAGGGTCCCTCATACGTACTTCACCTCTTTGAGAATCCGTTCCCTAATGCGTCTCTTCAAAGCCCCTTTGGTTACGAGGTCAACCCTAACCCCAAGGAGTTCTTCGAGGTATTTCTGAAGGCGTATGAACTCTATTAACCCCACGGGCTGCTTGAACTCCACGAGAATGTCAACATCACTGTCCGGCCTCTGCTCATTTCGTGAATATGAGCCAAAGACACCAATACGCTTAACACCATATTTCTCACTCAGTTCCTTCCTGTGAGCGTGTAGGATTTTTTGGACATCCTCAAGTGTTCTAACGCGTGCGGTCTGCATGATAGAAAATAAGAAAAGCCCCTTATGGCCTTTTCGTTCAGCGTTTGAAGAATATACTTGCGTAACAGACTACTACCCCTCAGCCCCACTCTTGATCCCGTAAAAAGTGTTCTATCAGCTCAACGAACTCATAGATGTCCCCAAGCTGCCCGCG
This window of the Thermococcus thermotolerans genome carries:
- a CDS encoding mevalonate kinase → MRVLASAPAKIILFGEHSVVYGKPAIAAAIDLRTYVWAEFNDRGAIKIEAKDIRVPGLTVSFSEDEIYFESDYGKAAEVLSYVRQAIELVREEADANGKGITVSITSQIPVGAGLGSSAAVAVATIGAVSKLLGLELTNEEIGKLGHRVELLVQGASSGIDPTVSAIGGFIHYEKGNFEHLPFMELPIVVGYTGSSGSTKELVAMVRRTYEEMPEVIEPVLVAMGKIVEKAREVIISDLDEEVRFAQLGRLMNINHGLLDAIGVSTKKLSELVYAARVAGAIGAKITGAGGGGCMYALAPENQSEVATAITIAGGTPMITRISREGLRIEEVLP
- a CDS encoding HepT-like ribonuclease domain-containing protein; the encoded protein is MRDPFLYVEDILEAIEKIRRYTEGMGFEDFVEDEKTVDAVIRNLEIIGEAAKHIPDEFKTLHPEVPWKEIAGMRDRLIHAYFGVDLSLVWYTVQNELDDLENVMRKLLEGQG
- a CDS encoding nucleotidyltransferase family protein, with protein sequence MQTARVRTLEDVQKILHAHRKELSEKYGVKRIGVFGSYSRNEQRPDSDVDILVEFKQPVGLIEFIRLQKYLEELLGVRVDLVTKGALKRRIRERILKEVKYV